The following coding sequences are from one Chitinimonas sp. BJYL2 window:
- a CDS encoding deoxyguanosinetriphosphate triphosphohydrolase, which produces MNWLQLLSADRLGAPRRPPETGPAIGRSDFHKDHDRIAFSSPFRRLGRKTQVHPMTENDHVHTRLTHSIEVGCVGRSLGIMVGQALGDKLPAHIIPYDIGAIVQAACLAHDIGNPPFGHAGEYAIRDWFRQSENAYLLQNLTAHERKDVQTFEGNAQGFRVVTQLENHRFDGGMRLTYATLGATLKYPWTSDYAGSKEKFSCYQTERKLLDEVAAELGLVSKGAGIWCRHPLSYLMEAADDICYAILDLEDGVEIGMLDFEEIRPRLMRLAGLDDDLLKLEIAGAPSVRRKMSLLRSKAIDRCVREVTAAFLRHHDELLAGEYQGDMIAACPEFVRHGIHDAKQLARDRIFNNRRKVEIEVGSFTCLDILLDAFCTAAYQLRTEPEKLSFRNKRILDLMEYNAPSKEWPLYESYMRVLDFIGGMTDNYATYLAQQVGGMGR; this is translated from the coding sequence ATGAACTGGCTCCAACTGCTGTCGGCCGATCGTTTGGGCGCACCGCGCCGCCCGCCGGAAACCGGGCCTGCCATCGGGCGTTCCGATTTCCACAAGGATCACGATCGCATCGCATTCTCCTCGCCCTTTCGCCGTCTGGGCCGCAAGACTCAGGTGCACCCGATGACCGAGAATGACCATGTGCACACGCGACTCACGCACAGCATCGAGGTCGGCTGCGTGGGGCGTTCGCTGGGGATCATGGTGGGCCAGGCGCTGGGCGACAAATTGCCGGCGCACATCATTCCCTACGATATCGGCGCCATCGTGCAGGCAGCCTGTCTGGCGCACGACATCGGCAACCCGCCGTTCGGCCACGCAGGTGAGTACGCGATCCGCGACTGGTTCCGCCAGAGCGAGAACGCCTATCTGCTGCAGAACCTCACGGCGCACGAGCGCAAGGATGTGCAGACCTTCGAGGGCAATGCGCAGGGTTTCCGTGTGGTGACCCAGCTCGAAAACCATCGCTTCGATGGTGGCATGCGCCTCACCTACGCCACGCTGGGCGCCACGCTCAAATACCCTTGGACCAGCGATTACGCGGGCAGCAAGGAAAAATTCAGTTGCTACCAGACCGAGCGCAAGCTGCTCGATGAGGTGGCGGCGGAGCTGGGGCTGGTCAGCAAAGGGGCGGGCATCTGGTGCCGGCATCCACTCAGCTATCTGATGGAGGCGGCCGACGATATCTGCTACGCGATTCTGGACCTGGAAGACGGCGTCGAGATCGGCATGCTGGATTTCGAGGAGATCAGGCCTCGTCTGATGAGGCTGGCCGGCCTCGATGACGATCTGCTCAAGCTCGAAATTGCCGGCGCGCCCAGCGTGCGCCGCAAGATGTCGCTGCTGCGCTCCAAAGCCATTGACCGCTGCGTGCGCGAAGTGACTGCCGCATTCTTGCGCCATCATGATGAGTTGCTGGCCGGTGAGTATCAGGGCGACATGATTGCCGCCTGCCCCGAGTTCGTGCGCCACGGTATCCATGATGCCAAGCAGCTTGCGCGGGACCGCATCTTCAACAATCGCCGCAAGGTCGAGATCGAGGTGGGCAGCTTCACCTGCCTCGACATCCTGCTCGACGCCTTCTGCACCGCGGCTTACCAGCTGCGTACCGAGCCTGAGAAATTGAGCTTCCGCAACAAGCGCATTCTGGACCTGATGGAATACAACGCCCCCAGCAAAGAGTGGCCGCTGTACGAGAGCTATATGCGGGTGCTCGATTTCATTGGCGGCATGACGGACAACTACGCCACTTATCTGGCCCAGCAGGTTGGCGGTATGGGGCGGTAA
- a CDS encoding isovaleryl-CoA dehydrogenase, translating into MQSTTHDVFNQSPPLVSYNLFLSDPALREAVVREGAGWAVDALKTAGAALGSEESFEQGRQANIYTPVLRNFDARGYRTDQVEFNPAWHNLMRGIVSRGLHSSPWANPKAGAHVARAAGFMLQAQVEAGALCPTTMTYGAIPAIARHASLAHDWLPLLYSREYDHRDQPSANKRGGLVGMGMTEKQGGSDVRANTTRAEPDGNGAYAITGHKWFFSAPQIDAHLVLAQAPQGLSCFFMPRWRPDGTRNPIHIQRLKDKLGNRSNASSEVEFHGAYGVLLGEEGRGIPTILEMGNYTRLDCVLGTAGMMRQAVSRAVHHARHRQVFGKALVDQPIMRNVLTDLALEAEAAMVLGLRLARAFEDDADEAEQLFRRVMTPAAKFWICKRGPELAAEAMEVMGGNGYVEDGLHARIYREMPVNSIWEGSGNVMCLDVLRALAKHPRAGEVLLAELAPARNRYPEFDRYADRLLSLLGVGGDLEAYARNLTRQMVLVVQAALLIRHAPTPVAEAFVASRLGGDWGGSFGTLAGNVDFDTIVARALVLR; encoded by the coding sequence ATGCAGAGCACGACTCACGACGTATTCAATCAGTCGCCCCCGCTGGTGTCCTACAACCTGTTCCTGTCGGATCCGGCGCTGCGTGAAGCGGTTGTGCGGGAGGGGGCGGGCTGGGCGGTCGATGCCCTCAAGACCGCGGGCGCGGCGCTGGGCAGCGAGGAAAGTTTCGAGCAAGGGCGGCAGGCGAATATCTACACGCCCGTGCTGCGTAACTTCGATGCGCGTGGCTACCGGACTGATCAAGTGGAGTTCAATCCAGCCTGGCATAACCTGATGCGCGGCATTGTCAGCCGTGGCCTGCACTCCAGCCCCTGGGCCAATCCCAAAGCCGGCGCCCATGTGGCGCGCGCAGCAGGCTTCATGCTGCAGGCGCAGGTCGAGGCCGGTGCCCTGTGTCCGACCACGATGACCTACGGGGCGATCCCGGCCATTGCCCGACATGCCAGCCTGGCACACGACTGGCTGCCCCTGCTATACAGCCGCGAATACGATCACCGTGACCAGCCCTCGGCCAACAAGCGGGGTGGCTTGGTGGGCATGGGCATGACCGAGAAGCAGGGAGGCTCGGATGTGCGGGCCAATACCACCCGTGCCGAGCCCGATGGCAACGGTGCCTACGCGATCACCGGCCACAAATGGTTTTTCTCTGCACCGCAGATTGACGCCCATCTGGTGCTGGCGCAGGCGCCGCAGGGCCTGAGCTGCTTTTTCATGCCGCGCTGGCGACCAGACGGCACCCGCAATCCTATCCATATCCAGCGGCTCAAGGACAAGCTGGGCAACCGCTCCAATGCCTCCAGCGAAGTGGAGTTCCACGGCGCGTACGGTGTGTTGCTTGGCGAGGAAGGGCGCGGCATTCCCACCATTCTGGAGATGGGCAACTACACTCGGCTCGATTGCGTGCTCGGCACGGCCGGGATGATGCGCCAGGCCGTATCCCGCGCTGTGCACCATGCCCGCCATCGGCAGGTGTTCGGCAAGGCACTGGTCGATCAGCCCATCATGCGTAATGTGCTGACCGATCTGGCGCTGGAGGCTGAAGCGGCGATGGTGCTGGGCCTGCGCCTGGCCCGCGCTTTTGAGGACGATGCCGACGAGGCCGAGCAGCTGTTCCGTCGGGTCATGACCCCAGCGGCCAAGTTCTGGATCTGCAAGCGTGGCCCCGAACTGGCAGCCGAAGCTATGGAGGTGATGGGCGGCAACGGCTATGTGGAAGATGGCTTGCATGCCCGTATCTACCGAGAAATGCCGGTCAACTCGATCTGGGAGGGCTCCGGCAACGTCATGTGCCTCGACGTGCTGCGCGCGCTGGCCAAGCACCCGCGCGCCGGGGAAGTCCTGCTGGCCGAGCTGGCGCCCGCCCGCAACCGCTATCCCGAATTCGACCGTTATGCTGATCGGCTGTTGTCCCTGCTTGGCGTGGGTGGCGATCTTGAGGCCTATGCGCGCAACCTGACCCGCCAGATGGTGCTGGTCGTGCAGGCGGCTTTGCTGATCCGCCATGCCCCGACACCGGTGGCTGAGGCCTTTGTCGCGTCGCGTCTTGGGGGTGACTGGGGTGGGAGTTTTGGCACCCTGGCCGGGAATGTGGACTTCGACACCATCGTCGCCAGAGCGCTGGTGCTGCGCTAG
- the mtgA gene encoding monofunctional biosynthetic peptidoglycan transglycosylase — MRILSLFGRLVLALIVLVLLYQLWIFAHIWWWRDHNPADTAFMDTQREVLQDKNPDAELKHKWVPYNRISPHLKRALVASEDAKFLEHEGFDWEGIQTAWEKNQKKGRISAGGSTISQQLAKNLFLSGKRSYFRKAEEAIITVMLEATLDKRRIFEIYLNVIEWGNGVFGAEAAARHYYKTSAANLGPSQAAKLAAMVPNPRYYDRNRSAKRLLRKAAIIERRMTYADIP; from the coding sequence ATGCGCATACTCAGTCTGTTCGGGCGCCTTGTTCTGGCGCTGATTGTCCTCGTCCTCCTCTACCAGCTATGGATCTTTGCCCACATCTGGTGGTGGCGCGACCATAACCCTGCCGACACTGCGTTCATGGACACCCAGCGCGAGGTGTTGCAGGACAAGAACCCGGACGCCGAGCTCAAGCACAAATGGGTGCCGTACAACCGTATTTCACCCCATCTCAAGCGCGCACTGGTGGCCAGCGAGGATGCCAAGTTCCTGGAGCATGAGGGCTTTGACTGGGAAGGCATCCAGACCGCCTGGGAAAAAAACCAGAAAAAAGGCCGCATCTCTGCCGGCGGTTCCACCATCAGCCAGCAATTGGCCAAGAACCTGTTCCTCTCGGGCAAGCGCAGCTATTTTCGCAAGGCCGAGGAAGCCATCATCACCGTGATGCTCGAAGCCACCCTGGATAAACGCCGCATCTTCGAGATCTATCTCAATGTGATCGAGTGGGGTAACGGGGTGTTTGGTGCCGAGGCGGCTGCCCGCCACTACTACAAGACCAGCGCCGCCAACCTGGGGCCTTCCCAAGCCGCCAAGCTCGCTGCCATGGTGCCCAACCCCCGCTATTACGACCGTAACCGCAGTGCCAAGCGCCTGCTGCGTAAAGCCGCCATCATCGAGCGGCGCATGACCTACGCCGACATACCCTGA
- a CDS encoding zf-HC2 domain-containing protein, translated as MMNCQQATHRVSEGMDRPLGMRERLQLRLHLLLCANCRHFRRQLVFLRQAARQDVAGRHR; from the coding sequence ATGATGAACTGCCAGCAAGCGACACACCGCGTATCGGAAGGCATGGACCGCCCGCTAGGAATGAGGGAGCGTCTGCAGCTGCGTCTGCACCTGCTGCTCTGTGCCAATTGCCGCCATTTTCGCCGCCAGCTTGTCTTCCTGCGTCAAGCCGCACGCCAGGACGTTGCCGGTCGGCATCGGTGA
- a CDS encoding sigma-70 family RNA polymerase sigma factor: protein MSHLPGETELAAYRDYLLRYAVFRLRDEATAEEAVQDTLLAALQARSGFAAQSSVKTWLTGILKHKLIDAQRRLGRDPLVLDERVDDEGEGGDFDSLFDTRGHWGSEAPGRWAAPDAALEEQDFWRVYTACTERLPKRTALVFTMRESLGYDIEEICQNLEISATNCSVMLYRARMSLRLCLEKHWFGDAT from the coding sequence ATGAGCCACCTGCCGGGCGAAACCGAGCTGGCCGCCTACCGCGACTACCTGCTCCGCTATGCGGTGTTCCGTCTGCGTGACGAAGCGACGGCCGAAGAAGCCGTACAGGACACTTTGCTGGCGGCCTTGCAGGCACGTAGCGGATTTGCTGCGCAGTCGAGCGTCAAGACCTGGCTTACCGGCATCCTCAAGCACAAGCTGATCGACGCCCAGCGGCGCCTTGGCCGGGACCCGCTGGTGCTTGACGAGCGCGTAGACGACGAGGGGGAGGGCGGTGATTTCGACAGTCTGTTCGATACGCGAGGCCATTGGGGCAGCGAAGCGCCGGGGCGCTGGGCTGCACCCGATGCTGCCCTGGAAGAGCAGGATTTCTGGCGGGTCTATACCGCCTGCACTGAGCGGCTGCCTAAACGAACCGCACTGGTGTTCACCATGCGTGAAAGCCTGGGCTACGACATCGAGGAAATCTGTCAGAACCTGGAGATCAGCGCGACCAACTGCTCAGTGATGCTGTACCGCGCACGCATGAGTTTGCGCTTGTGCCTGGAAAAGCACTGGTTCGGGGACGCCACATGA
- a CDS encoding diguanylate cyclase has translation MRLSLSFLPRSTRVAMLGVLVLVLVFAAALAWWLHAGYKSTRMQAATQAHNTARLLETRVLATLREVDLLLADVARESERLPMDPPLDWAEPLGFEAIMALRDRLARQPSIVSLSILDGRGRIAYSSAAAPGQDFSDQPHLQGLLRRGEDALVVSPPYLLRTTGQKGVAFARPVRDQHGRLRAIVMAGVQVDAWGKAFEDLNVGERGALAIYDNALRVVARQPLPSQSLIGSNFSREGWVPTGLLAGTYFVRSSVDGEARLLAERAISAYPFQVGAGLAEADYLAGWHASIGIAIAALLFISLLGATLLAQLWRAGKQARVLADSQARLAAREQWLRSILEASPSALGLAELDSGRLRYANPDLAALLGVPLATLNDLPVSELFMDPEDWPRLRRAVREAGTLRELEFALRRPDGSNCWGALSATLLSGNGERDDEVLLSLTDVTARHARELRLEEEAGTDPLTGLANRRRFFERGGEAYELAQRHARPMSLLMLDIDHFKQINDSYGHPVGDQVLVRLARLLETSRRQGDLPARLGGEEFAILLPETPLPQALEAAERIREAVENAPLTLDDSRMVPYTVSIGVAEMQSHDQDLPLLLIAADAALYRAKDEGRNRVVAETRVAEGSE, from the coding sequence TTGCGACTCTCGCTCTCCTTTCTGCCGCGTAGCACGCGCGTCGCCATGCTGGGCGTGCTGGTGCTCGTGCTGGTTTTTGCCGCTGCGCTCGCGTGGTGGCTGCATGCGGGTTACAAGAGCACCCGTATGCAGGCGGCCACCCAGGCTCACAACACGGCACGCCTGCTGGAGACACGGGTACTGGCCACCTTGCGGGAAGTGGACCTGCTGCTTGCCGATGTAGCCCGTGAATCCGAGCGCCTGCCCATGGATCCCCCCCTGGATTGGGCGGAACCGCTGGGTTTTGAGGCCATCATGGCCCTGCGTGACCGTCTGGCACGCCAGCCAAGCATCGTCTCTCTGAGCATTCTGGATGGGCGTGGGCGCATCGCGTATTCCAGTGCAGCCGCCCCTGGGCAGGATTTCTCCGACCAGCCTCACCTGCAAGGCCTGTTGCGCCGGGGGGAGGATGCGCTGGTGGTATCGCCCCCCTATTTGCTGCGAACCACCGGCCAGAAAGGCGTGGCTTTTGCCAGACCCGTGCGCGATCAGCACGGCCGGCTACGCGCCATCGTGATGGCGGGCGTGCAGGTCGATGCCTGGGGTAAGGCTTTCGAGGACCTCAATGTAGGCGAGCGTGGTGCGCTGGCTATCTACGATAACGCGCTGCGTGTCGTCGCCCGGCAGCCGCTGCCCAGCCAGTCCCTGATCGGCAGCAACTTCAGCCGCGAGGGCTGGGTGCCCACCGGCCTGCTGGCCGGGACCTATTTCGTCCGCTCCAGCGTGGATGGCGAAGCCCGCTTGCTCGCCGAGCGTGCGATCAGCGCTTATCCGTTCCAGGTTGGCGCCGGGCTGGCCGAAGCCGACTATCTGGCGGGTTGGCATGCCAGCATCGGTATTGCGATTGCGGCACTGCTCTTCATCAGCCTGTTGGGGGCCACCCTGCTGGCGCAGCTTTGGCGTGCGGGCAAGCAGGCCCGCGTGCTGGCGGATTCCCAGGCCCGGCTGGCTGCCCGCGAGCAATGGCTGCGCAGCATCCTGGAGGCCTCACCCTCGGCCCTGGGTCTGGCCGAGCTCGACAGTGGCCGTTTGCGCTACGCCAATCCCGATCTGGCCGCCTTGCTGGGCGTGCCGCTCGCCACCCTGAACGATCTGCCTGTGAGCGAGCTGTTCATGGACCCGGAGGACTGGCCCCGACTAAGGCGTGCCGTGCGTGAGGCCGGCACCCTGCGCGAACTGGAGTTCGCCCTGCGCCGGCCGGATGGCAGCAACTGCTGGGGCGCCTTGTCCGCCACCCTGCTTAGCGGCAATGGTGAGCGTGACGATGAAGTCCTGCTCAGCCTCACCGATGTCACCGCCCGCCACGCGCGTGAGCTCAGGCTGGAGGAAGAGGCAGGCACAGACCCGCTGACAGGTCTGGCCAACCGGCGGCGCTTTTTCGAGCGCGGCGGGGAGGCCTACGAGCTGGCGCAACGGCATGCCCGCCCTATGTCCCTGCTGATGCTCGATATCGATCATTTCAAGCAGATCAATGACAGCTATGGTCATCCTGTTGGCGATCAGGTGCTGGTCAGGCTGGCTCGGCTGCTGGAGACCTCGCGCCGTCAGGGCGATTTGCCAGCGCGACTCGGCGGTGAGGAGTTTGCCATCCTGCTGCCGGAGACCCCCTTGCCGCAGGCCCTTGAGGCGGCCGAGCGGATACGTGAGGCGGTCGAAAATGCCCCGCTGACGCTGGATGACAGCCGCATGGTCCCGTACACGGTGAGCATCGGTGTGGCCGAGATGCAGTCTCACGATCAGGACCTGCCCTTGCTGTTGATTGCCGCCGATGCGGCCTTGTATCGTGCCAAGGATGAGGGCCGAAACCGGGTGGTGGCCGAGACAAGGGTGGCGGAGGGCAGCGAATGA
- a CDS encoding homoserine kinase, giving the protein MSVFTTVTHAELAQWLKHYSIGDLVEIKGIAAGITNTNYAVKTTQGRYVLTLFETLHAHELPYYVNLMAHLAHHGIACAAPIANLRDEYIDTLNGKPTVMVAWLEGEPVEAPNVAQCDALGAMLAQMHRAGDTYTGRMANPRGPQWWTAAARDLHAYLPADEQALLRDEVTEQARHRFAHLPSGVIHADLFRDNVLMHGDRIGGFIDFYYACNDILIYDLAITVNDWCRQEDGQIDAVRAAALCFAYRAVRPLNPDEIEAWPLMLRAAALRFWVSRLWDWHKPAEGELTFRKDPTVFKQVLLAHRQAGQQTARWFAG; this is encoded by the coding sequence ATGTCTGTCTTCACCACTGTTACGCACGCCGAACTGGCGCAATGGCTCAAGCACTACTCGATCGGCGATCTGGTCGAGATCAAGGGCATTGCCGCCGGCATCACCAATACCAACTATGCGGTGAAGACCACGCAGGGGCGCTATGTGCTGACCCTGTTCGAAACCCTGCACGCCCACGAACTGCCTTACTACGTGAACCTGATGGCGCATCTGGCGCATCACGGCATTGCCTGCGCAGCGCCGATTGCCAATCTGCGTGATGAGTACATCGATACGCTCAATGGCAAGCCCACCGTAATGGTGGCCTGGCTGGAAGGTGAGCCGGTGGAGGCGCCCAACGTGGCGCAATGCGATGCACTGGGTGCGATGCTGGCGCAGATGCACCGGGCGGGAGATACCTATACCGGTCGCATGGCCAACCCGCGCGGGCCGCAGTGGTGGACGGCCGCCGCCCGCGACCTGCACGCTTATCTGCCCGCTGATGAGCAGGCCCTGTTGCGCGACGAAGTCACTGAACAGGCACGCCACCGCTTTGCCCATTTGCCCAGCGGCGTGATCCATGCCGATCTGTTCCGCGACAATGTCCTCATGCATGGCGACCGTATCGGGGGCTTCATCGATTTCTACTACGCCTGCAACGATATCCTGATCTACGACCTGGCCATTACGGTCAATGACTGGTGCCGTCAGGAAGACGGCCAGATCGATGCCGTGCGCGCGGCGGCATTGTGTTTCGCCTACCGGGCGGTTCGCCCGCTCAACCCGGACGAGATCGAGGCCTGGCCACTGATGCTGCGCGCGGCCGCTTTGCGTTTCTGGGTATCTCGCCTGTGGGACTGGCACAAGCCGGCCGAGGGTGAGCTGACCTTCCGCAAGGACCCGACCGTATTCAAGCAGGTGCTGCTCGCGCACCGCCAAGCGGGTCAGCAAACCGCCCGCTGGTTCGCAGGCTGA
- a CDS encoding DUF2782 domain-containing protein: MRTALIALTLAVALPVLAADKPPAVPPPPPLPPVVSDDPGVEPEITIVERDDATVTEYRANGKLYLIKVKPKSGPEYFLSDDDGTGQMVRRDGQAPVRPPRWVILKF; the protein is encoded by the coding sequence ATGCGTACCGCCCTGATTGCCCTGACCCTCGCTGTGGCCCTGCCGGTGCTGGCTGCCGACAAACCCCCTGCAGTCCCGCCACCCCCGCCCTTGCCGCCGGTAGTCAGTGATGACCCCGGTGTGGAGCCCGAGATCACCATTGTCGAGCGCGACGATGCCACCGTGACCGAGTACCGTGCCAACGGCAAGCTCTACCTCATCAAGGTCAAGCCCAAGAGCGGACCCGAGTATTTCCTCAGTGATGACGATGGCACCGGCCAGATGGTGCGGCGAGATGGCCAGGCACCGGTGCGGCCGCCGCGCTGGGTGATCCTCAAGTTCTGA
- a CDS encoding TIGR00730 family Rossman fold protein: MKAHPKLPDNTDPAANAATQAYRAREAWRVFEIMSEFVEATERLQAIQPAVSIFGSARTPRDHPYYKKTEEIARLLSDAGFSVISGGGPGIMEAANRGAFHGKSPSVGLNILLPHEQGGNAYQDVSQSFRHFFARKMMFVKNATAFVVMPGGFGTLDELSEALTLIQTGKSRRIPIILVGSQFWGGLLDWFRATLINEKMINPDDMDLMQVIDEPRAVVDAIFAFYETRGFGLSPAEREMQLSL, translated from the coding sequence GCGGCCAATGCCGCCACTCAGGCTTACCGTGCACGCGAGGCATGGCGCGTTTTCGAGATTATGTCCGAATTCGTCGAGGCCACCGAGCGCTTGCAGGCCATTCAGCCTGCCGTATCGATTTTCGGCTCGGCCCGCACCCCGCGCGATCATCCCTATTACAAGAAGACCGAAGAAATCGCTCGCCTTTTGTCGGACGCCGGCTTCAGCGTGATTTCAGGCGGTGGCCCCGGCATCATGGAGGCCGCCAACCGCGGCGCCTTCCACGGCAAGTCGCCGTCTGTAGGCCTGAATATCCTGTTGCCGCACGAGCAGGGCGGCAATGCCTATCAGGATGTGAGCCAGAGCTTCCGCCACTTTTTTGCCCGCAAGATGATGTTCGTGAAAAACGCCACGGCCTTTGTGGTGATGCCGGGCGGCTTCGGCACCCTGGATGAGCTGAGCGAGGCGCTCACCCTGATCCAGACGGGCAAGAGCCGCAGGATTCCGATCATCCTGGTCGGCAGCCAGTTCTGGGGCGGACTGCTCGACTGGTTCCGCGCCACGCTGATCAACGAGAAGATGATCAATCCCGATGACATGGATTTGATGCAGGTCATCGACGAGCCCCGTGCCGTGGTCGATGCTATCTTCGCCTTCTATGAGACCCGCGGTTTCGGCCTGAGTCCGGCCGAGCGCGAGATGCAGTTGAGCCTGTGA